The following nucleotide sequence is from Gammaproteobacteria bacterium.
GTGACTGGACAGATGTGCCGGGTCACCGGCGTGATCCATCACGCCATGGTGGGCACGGGTGGCCTACCATTGCATGCGGCCTTGGTGACCCTGAAAGGGCGGGCGTACCTTATCGCCGCTTCGGGGGGAACCGGCAAGTCCACCTGCCACGGCCGCATCCCACCGCCCTGGGAGGGGCTGTGTGACGACGAGGCGCAGGTCAATCCCCGCGCCGAGGGTTTTACGGTGCAGCCCTTTCCCACCTGGAGCGTATTCTGGAACCGCCTGCCCGAACGCTCTTGGCCGGTGGAGCGCGCCCTACCGCTGGCGGCGGTGTTCTTTCTGGAGCAGGCGGAGCGGGACTTCACGGAAATGCTTACCCCGGCCCACGCCTGTGCCCGCTTGATGCGCGCGGCGAACGAGGCTGCCTTCCGTGGGATCGGTCGGCATCTTGCCGATGCCGCAACATTGCGCCTGCGGCTGCTGGACAATGCCGCCGCCATGATTCGGACCGTTCCAACCTATCGCCTGGGCGCTACCCTGGATGGCCGTTTCTGGGAAGCCATGGAGGGGGTATTGTGAGGCGGGGCAAATAAAATGAGCGATTTGAGGAATGAGGAATAAAACCATGACAAAACCACAAAACACACAGAATGAAATAAAAGAAAATACAAAAAATCCTTTCTATGAACCTCCTTTGCTGATTCCCTTAAATTTGAAAAGCGCCAATGCCTGTTGTGCAACTGGAAGTGGTGATCTTTTCAGTTGTTCCCTAGGTAATTTAGCGGGGGCAGGGGCAGGGGAAGGGGCATGTGATTAATTGTATAAGCAAAGATAAAGGAATTAAGGTTGGTTTCTGTGAATAATTCGTTATTTCTTTCTTGTGAGTACTACGCAACGCAAAGCGACGAACAGGTATGCGGTGATTTAGGTAGTCAAGTGGTTTTGATTGGAACCATCGACGGGCAGTATCACTTACTGAACAGTACTGGCGAATGGATCTGGGAGAAATTAGTGGAACCCTGCCGGATCGGGGATCTTCGCGATCAAATGATCGCTAAATTCGGCGCCAATGATGGGCGGACGGAGCAGGAATTATTTGATTTTCTGGTCAATCTCCGACGTGCCGAATTAATCGATGTCCTCGGTCAATCCATCACCGAAAACCATCCGCTTGCTGTCCAGCCCCGTGTTGAAGAAAGTTTCCTGAATCGGGTTGAAACCTTTTTTGGAGAATGGCCGATCTACCTACCATGGATGCGATTTCTCACCTCAACACCCATGTCTCGAATTCGGCGTTGGGCAGGCCGGGTCTATCGTCATCCAACCCTACCAGTATGGTTACAATGGCTTCTAAAGGCGACGGTATGGGCCTGGTGGCCATATCAATCCTGGTTCCAAGCGCGCGACGCCACTCGTGAACATGGCCCGGCGGTATTGGCACGGCTCGGGAAGGGGCTGGCTCGTCAAAGGGTCGAACAATGGTGGCTGGCTTTATGCCACGGTGTGCCCCCAGCGAAGTATTATTCCCTAGGAATTTTTTTGCCTACTCGCTATCGCCAGGCACGTCACTACCTGTTCGACAATGACCGGGTACCATTATTCCGAGGATTGACCACGAATCAAGAGATCGGAAGCCTCGATAAATGGTCCTTTTATGTTCGTTGCCGCGATCATGGTGTCGCGGCCGTACCTCCGTTAGGGGTTTTCAGTGGAGGACGCTATTGGCCATTAGGACCAGATGGGGCATGGCCGCCACGCGTGGATCTATTCATAAAGCCGATCCAGGGTTCCCGAGGGCGTAATGCCATGCTTTGGTATCGGCAGCCTAATGGCGAATATCGAGATAGACAAGGCGTACGTCTTTCCGCGCTTGCGTTATTGGATTACTTGAGCCGCTTGACCCGAACAAGAGGTTCCACGAAACGATTTGGTTTTGAGCGTGGACTCCTTGTTCAGCAACGGTTGTGCAATCATCCGGATATTGTGGATTTGAGCAATGGCGAGATAGCGACCATTCGGGTGGTAACGGGATGGCCTGCGGAAAATATTGAGAACGCTGAAGCCGAACCCCTGGCGGCATTATTCAAGATGTCCTTTGGGGCAGGAATCATCAACAACACGGGAATCAAAGCAATAATTGACTGGCGTACCGGAATATTAAAGGAATGTTTTCATTCTCAATCTGTCTTTACCCCCATTGATTGCCATCCAGATAGCGGTGCGCTCATTGCTGGTCGTGTTGTTCCTTATTGGCGAGAAGTAATTGAATTAGCGAAGCGTGCTCATCACCTTTATTCAGGATATCCCTTTGTCGGCTGGGATATTGTCATTACCGCCACTGGTCCTCTCCTCTTGGAAGGAAATCCGCTGTTGTTCGTTGAATTTGTGCAAAATGGAGAGGATCTGGCGTTTGGATTGGGTCGCTTCGCGGA
It contains:
- a CDS encoding hypothetical protein (Evidence 5 : Unknown function) gives rise to the protein MNNSLFLSCEYYATQSDEQVCGDLGSQVVLIGTIDGQYHLLNSTGEWIWEKLVEPCRIGDLRDQMIAKFGANDGRTEQELFDFLVNLRRAELIDVLGQSITENHPLAVQPRVEESFLNRVETFFGEWPIYLPWMRFLTSTPMSRIRRWAGRVYRHPTLPVWLQWLLKATVWAWWPYQSWFQARDATREHGPAVLARLGKGLARQRVEQWWLALCHGVPPAKYYSLGIFLPTRYRQARHYLFDNDRVPLFRGLTTNQEIGSLDKWSFYVRCRDHGVAAVPPLGVFSGGRYWPLGPDGAWPPRVDLFIKPIQGSRGRNAMLWYRQPNGEYRDRQGVRLSALALLDYLSRLTRTRGSTKRFGFERGLLVQQRLCNHPDIVDLSNGEIATIRVVTGWPAENIENAEAEPLAALFKMSFGAGIINNTGIKAIIDWRTGILKECFHSQSVFTPIDCHPDSGALIAGRVVPYWREVIELAKRAHHLYSGYPFVGWDIVITATGPLLLEGNPLLFVEFVQNGEDLAFGLGRFAELVEQHIGLLSG
- a CDS encoding hypothetical protein (Evidence 5 : Unknown function), with the translated sequence MPVCRLMTGTTVWHLTADPAVAGWLALYAQRLELSAATPEEQPARRLHLSGPIARLPAEAVPLLHFSDLEIAVLPSGGDLYARITPSDDPDIVTGQMCRVTGVIHHAMVGTGGLPLHAALVTLKGRAYLIAASGGTGKSTCHGRIPPPWEGLCDDEAQVNPRAEGFTVQPFPTWSVFWNRLPERSWPVERALPLAAVFFLEQAERDFTEMLTPAHACARLMRAANEAAFRGIGRHLADAATLRLRLLDNAAAMIRTVPTYRLGATLDGRFWEAMEGVL